One window of Paludibacter propionicigenes WB4 genomic DNA carries:
- a CDS encoding nuclear transport factor 2 family protein: protein MKTKSIVVFFSLFLCSLIVYSQEAVVASPNPDALFTSKDKKLNRNKQVAYHIVKDLLECNHWELADKYIAEGYIQHNPNAASGRDAVVKFFVELLKVTPTPIPQKMKTKVVSVVAEGDLVTVAYVKEEKDTKHSGQKYTTTWFDQWRIVDGKAIEHWDGALKMM from the coding sequence ATGAAAACAAAAAGCATTGTAGTTTTTTTCTCTTTATTTCTGTGTTCTTTGATAGTTTACTCTCAGGAAGCAGTAGTTGCATCGCCCAATCCGGATGCTTTATTTACCAGTAAAGATAAAAAGTTAAACAGAAATAAACAAGTTGCGTACCATATTGTAAAAGACTTGTTAGAGTGTAATCATTGGGAGTTGGCAGATAAGTATATAGCAGAGGGTTACATACAACACAATCCGAATGCTGCTAGTGGGAGGGATGCTGTTGTGAAATTCTTTGTTGAATTGTTGAAGGTGACTCCAACCCCTATTCCTCAAAAGATGAAAACGAAAGTTGTTTCTGTTGTAGCCGAAGGCGATTTAGTAACCGTAGCTTATGTCAAGGAAGAAAAGGATACAAAACATTCCGGACAAAAGTATACTACTACCTGGTTTGATCAATGGCGCATTGTAGACGGAAAAGCCATCGAACACTGGGATGGAGCGTTGAAGATGATGTGA
- a CDS encoding DUF1599 domain-containing protein — MSHTDQQFDQVAAICRDIFTKKMKDYGASWRILRPQSVTDQIFIKANRIRSIETKGVSKVDEGIRSELIAIVNYGIIGLIQLELGCSETDDLSYDKGVELYAKYMSEAKKLMMDKNHDYDEAWRSMRMESYTDLILMKIYRTKQIEDNQGKTLISEGIDANYFDMINYAVFGLIKINEAA, encoded by the coding sequence ATGAGCCATACCGACCAACAATTTGATCAGGTTGCTGCTATTTGCCGCGATATTTTCACGAAAAAGATGAAAGATTACGGTGCTTCGTGGCGTATTCTACGTCCTCAATCAGTTACTGATCAGATTTTTATAAAAGCCAACCGCATTCGCAGTATTGAGACAAAAGGAGTTTCTAAAGTTGACGAAGGCATCCGTTCTGAATTAATAGCCATTGTGAATTATGGTATCATTGGTTTAATTCAACTGGAATTGGGTTGTTCTGAAACTGATGATCTTTCCTACGACAAAGGTGTGGAGCTTTACGCTAAGTACATGTCCGAAGCAAAAAAACTTATGATGGACAAAAATCATGATTATGACGAAGCCTGGCGCAGTATGCGTATGGAGTCATATACTGATTTAATCCTGATGAAAATTTACAGAACTAAGCAAATTGAAGACAATCAGGGAAAAACATTGATCTCAGAAGGCATTGACGCCAACTACTTCGATATGATTAACTACGCTGTTTTCGGGCTTATAAAGATTAATGAAGCGGCCTGA
- a CDS encoding BT_3928 family protein, translating into MNKLLQNAGNIALQIGRILFGAVFVFSGFVKAIDPLGSTYKIEDYLHHFGGFMESMADYAFPLAIALSTLELIIGLNMIFRIHVDLTNVLALIFMLIMTPLTLYIAIKNPVTDCGCFGDALIISNWATFSKNIVLLAIAILMIIYNFKFHPFLTNKIQFLIFFAFIALGVSLSLYSYRHLPMIDFLPYKVGVNIPKAMEIPDNAPSDVYETTFIYQKNGEQKEFTLENYPKGDPSWTFVDQKSVLISKGYKAPIHDFSIMNEQFDDITKQVLSYPGNTYLLICYDINETSVEGAMKAEQIYQKAKKKGIKFYALTASSDDDIRKFADKTGVTYPFWKTDMTALKTVIRANPGLVLIKSGTVEGKWNWRDFDKSVVSAK; encoded by the coding sequence ATGAATAAACTCCTGCAAAATGCCGGAAACATTGCTTTACAAATCGGTCGCATTCTCTTTGGTGCTGTATTTGTTTTCTCCGGTTTTGTCAAAGCTATTGATCCACTCGGCTCTACTTATAAAATAGAAGATTATCTGCACCATTTCGGCGGCTTTATGGAATCCATGGCCGATTATGCTTTCCCATTAGCAATAGCACTTTCTACCCTTGAGCTTATCATTGGTCTTAACATGATTTTCAGAATACATGTTGATCTGACAAACGTATTGGCATTGATCTTTATGCTGATAATGACACCATTAACGTTATACATTGCCATTAAAAATCCTGTCACCGACTGTGGGTGTTTTGGAGATGCTTTGATAATCAGCAACTGGGCTACATTTTCGAAAAATATCGTGTTGCTGGCCATTGCCATTCTGATGATAATATACAATTTTAAATTTCATCCATTCCTAACAAACAAAATCCAGTTCCTTATATTCTTCGCGTTTATTGCTCTCGGAGTTTCGTTATCTCTTTATAGCTACCGCCATTTACCCATGATAGATTTTCTACCCTACAAAGTTGGGGTGAATATACCTAAAGCCATGGAAATTCCGGATAATGCTCCTTCGGATGTGTATGAAACCACTTTTATTTATCAAAAAAATGGAGAGCAAAAAGAATTTACACTAGAGAATTATCCGAAAGGCGACCCAAGCTGGACTTTTGTTGACCAAAAATCGGTACTGATTTCAAAAGGATACAAAGCTCCTATTCATGATTTTTCGATAATGAACGAGCAATTTGACGACATAACCAAGCAAGTGCTGAGTTACCCGGGAAATACCTACTTATTAATATGCTACGATATCAATGAAACTTCTGTAGAAGGTGCTATGAAAGCTGAGCAAATCTATCAGAAAGCCAAAAAGAAGGGAATCAAGTTTTACGCTCTTACAGCATCATCCGACGATGACATACGTAAATTTGCAGATAAAACCGGAGTTACCTATCCATTCTGGAAAACCGATATGACAGCTCTGAAAACAGTTATACGAGCTAATCCCGGATTGGTATTAATTAAGAGTGGTACTGTAGAAGGTAAATGGAACTGGAGAGACTTTGATAAGTCGGTAGTTAGTGCTAAGTAG
- a CDS encoding tRNA threonylcarbamoyladenosine dehydratase: protein MGIEKGIFQRTELLLGKSFIEKAAEKRVIIFGIGGVGSWCAESLIRSGIRHLTIVDSDRVCVTNVNRQLMATTKTVGKVKTEVLKDRLLEINPKAEITALQKIYSPETADSFELDSYDFIIDGIDSLANKVHLIQTATKTNATFFSSMGAALKMDPTRIKVTEFWKVQGCPLGAALRGRLKKLGGTSKKFMCVYSDEVLKNKGDNASCGTEKCMCPKAITGPGDPDLVNHEWCSLKAQVNGTTSYMPAMFGMTIASLVVQAIEKEE, encoded by the coding sequence ATGGGTATCGAAAAAGGAATATTTCAGCGCACAGAATTGCTATTGGGCAAGAGTTTTATTGAAAAAGCGGCTGAAAAACGAGTTATAATATTTGGAATTGGTGGTGTCGGAAGTTGGTGTGCGGAGAGTCTGATTCGTTCGGGAATTCGTCATCTCACCATTGTCGATTCCGACCGTGTGTGCGTAACCAATGTGAACCGACAACTGATGGCCACCACCAAAACGGTGGGTAAAGTAAAGACAGAGGTGCTCAAAGACCGCTTGCTGGAGATTAATCCAAAGGCAGAAATCACAGCGTTACAGAAGATTTACAGTCCTGAAACAGCCGACTCTTTTGAACTCGATTCATACGACTTTATCATTGATGGAATTGATAGTCTGGCTAACAAAGTTCATCTGATTCAAACAGCCACAAAAACCAATGCTACGTTCTTTTCGTCGATGGGCGCAGCGTTGAAAATGGATCCGACCCGCATTAAAGTGACTGAATTTTGGAAGGTACAGGGTTGTCCGCTAGGAGCTGCATTGCGTGGTAGGCTGAAAAAGCTTGGAGGTACAAGCAAGAAATTTATGTGCGTTTATAGCGATGAGGTGCTTAAAAATAAAGGGGACAATGCTTCGTGCGGAACAGAAAAATGCATGTGTCCTAAAGCCATTACCGGTCCTGGAGATCCTGATTTGGTAAATCACGAGTGGTGTAGTCTGAAGGCTCAGGTCAACGGTACAACGTCGTATATGCCGGCCATGTTTGGGATGACGATAGCCAGTCTGGTGGTTCAGGCTATTGAAAAGGAAGAATAA
- a CDS encoding L-threonylcarbamoyladenylate synthase, whose protein sequence is MLIKIYDTNPNPIEIRRVVEVLRKGGIIIFPTDGVYAFGCNIFNASGVEFIAKLKEHDMRKANLSFICHEMSQISEYAKMDDVSFKLMKRNLPGPFTFILNGSSKLPKLFKNKKTVGIRMPQNNIALEIVRELGNPLMTSSIFTDEKTTEYITDPELIEEKYGHQVDMVIDGGMGGLIHSTIVDCTEDEPVIIRQGAGELQ, encoded by the coding sequence ATGCTAATAAAAATCTACGATACAAATCCTAATCCAATCGAAATACGCCGGGTGGTAGAGGTATTGCGCAAAGGAGGAATTATTATCTTTCCTACCGATGGCGTTTACGCATTTGGCTGTAATATATTCAATGCATCGGGGGTTGAGTTTATAGCCAAGCTGAAAGAGCACGATATGCGCAAAGCCAACTTGTCATTTATCTGTCATGAAATGAGTCAGATAAGTGAGTACGCTAAAATGGACGATGTGTCTTTTAAACTTATGAAACGGAACTTGCCCGGTCCGTTCACGTTTATCCTTAACGGGAGCAGCAAGTTACCCAAACTTTTCAAAAACAAAAAAACAGTGGGTATCCGTATGCCTCAAAATAACATCGCGTTGGAAATAGTCCGCGAACTGGGTAACCCGCTGATGACAAGCTCTATCTTTACCGACGAAAAAACCACCGAGTACATCACCGACCCGGAACTGATTGAAGAAAAATACGGTCATCAGGTAGACATGGTAATAGATGGTGGTATGGGAGGATTAATCCACTCCACCATAGTCGACTGCACTGAAGACGAACCGGTTATTATCCGCCAGGGAGCCGGAGAATTGCAGTGA
- a CDS encoding septal ring lytic transglycosylase RlpA family protein has product MTRLLQLTIFFLIISTGFSFAQKQGNASYYSHRLKGRHTSDGGKYHPDSMTCAHRTYPLGTILRVRNPKNSKQVFVRVTDRGPHQRRLMIDLSYSAAKQLEIIGAGIALVEVTRLDSMPLSIPTPIYSPLPILRVSKVDVNKTLQPAS; this is encoded by the coding sequence ATGACTCGACTATTACAATTAACTATATTTTTTCTGATTATTTCAACAGGATTTTCCTTTGCACAAAAGCAGGGAAATGCTTCATATTACAGCCATCGACTCAAAGGCAGGCATACTTCTGACGGAGGAAAATATCATCCTGACAGTATGACTTGTGCGCATCGTACCTATCCTTTGGGAACAATTTTGAGAGTAAGGAATCCCAAAAACAGCAAGCAGGTATTTGTCAGAGTGACTGACCGTGGGCCGCACCAAAGAAGACTTATGATTGACTTGTCGTACAGTGCCGCTAAACAATTAGAAATTATCGGAGCAGGAATTGCCCTTGTCGAAGTTACGCGTCTTGACTCCATGCCACTGAGCATTCCGACCCCAATTTATAGCCCGCTCCCTATTCTTCGGGTAAGCAAAGTAGACGTAAATAAGACTTTGCAGCCAGCCAGCTAA
- a CDS encoding tannase/feruloyl esterase family alpha/beta hydrolase, with protein MKKLIYSVIVLFFFGVNESFAQAKILTNITITKADLSKVGTSVPASSIGEPVGSVKLYEPRWVEATDATPAYAVVEGSIFPVDPKGWPINFRVILPASWSQRSMQAGGGGMNGTITVREGKNPLINKGFALYGSDSGHQAAGFGGGGQKPLASGPTPGDEWALNDEAIKNMGYMQMKKTHDAAVVIMQRLYGKRPAYNYYVGTSHGGREALTVAQRYPKDYNGIIANVPIVNFSSLMLAPELIRIQEIPAKNWVTPAKVNAIRVEFLRQCDKLDGIADGVVSNYVAARSIFNVNDGVGPKDPWAALRAPNNVDPNPADKSESAKLTNEQIKTMELAYSTYKFATPLANGVTGFGMWLPTVEPDGFGMITGQRYKGQEGAPENAQVHGSLGSLGVTGFLMQDLKSNPLDYVEGGKWNKRREQLSGWLDSTNPDLAAFFKRGGKMILTIGTMDNIASPGAQLDYYQSLINKMGRATIDKFARLYVVPQAGHGLSGKGYKVNGEGKPVDVKNIPSPNGDDNMDLLVNWVEKNQAPAKTMVIDAKGRISQKQQGTGGYLMCSYPSYQKYVSGPADQITSYVSAAK; from the coding sequence ATGAAAAAATTAATTTATTCAGTTATTGTGCTGTTTTTCTTTGGTGTCAATGAATCATTTGCCCAAGCGAAAATACTGACCAATATCACTATCACTAAAGCCGATTTATCTAAAGTTGGCACTTCTGTTCCCGCATCTTCCATCGGTGAGCCAGTCGGTTCTGTAAAACTTTATGAACCTCGCTGGGTTGAGGCTACTGATGCTACTCCGGCGTATGCTGTTGTGGAAGGATCCATTTTTCCTGTCGATCCGAAGGGTTGGCCAATAAACTTCAGAGTTATTTTGCCTGCAAGCTGGTCGCAACGTTCTATGCAAGCCGGAGGAGGTGGTATGAACGGGACTATCACTGTACGCGAAGGTAAAAATCCTCTTATAAACAAAGGATTTGCGCTGTACGGAAGTGATTCAGGTCATCAGGCTGCTGGATTTGGTGGTGGCGGTCAGAAACCACTTGCTTCAGGTCCTACTCCGGGTGATGAGTGGGCGCTGAATGACGAGGCTATCAAAAATATGGGTTATATGCAAATGAAGAAAACCCACGATGCTGCTGTTGTTATTATGCAGCGTCTTTATGGAAAACGTCCTGCCTATAACTATTATGTAGGAACTTCTCATGGTGGTCGCGAGGCGCTTACAGTGGCTCAGCGGTATCCAAAAGATTATAACGGCATCATAGCCAATGTTCCAATTGTCAACTTTTCGAGCCTTATGCTTGCTCCGGAGCTGATCAGAATACAGGAAATACCGGCAAAGAACTGGGTAACTCCTGCCAAAGTAAATGCAATTCGTGTCGAATTTCTTCGTCAATGCGATAAACTTGACGGTATCGCCGATGGTGTTGTGAGCAACTATGTGGCTGCCCGTTCTATATTCAATGTGAATGACGGTGTCGGACCAAAAGACCCATGGGCTGCACTTCGGGCTCCTAATAATGTAGACCCGAATCCGGCTGACAAGTCTGAATCGGCTAAGCTGACCAATGAACAAATCAAAACTATGGAATTGGCTTACAGTACCTATAAATTTGCGACACCACTTGCCAACGGCGTCACCGGATTTGGTATGTGGCTTCCTACAGTTGAGCCCGATGGATTTGGTATGATAACCGGACAACGCTACAAAGGACAGGAAGGAGCTCCTGAAAATGCGCAGGTTCATGGTTCGCTTGGTTCGTTAGGTGTAACCGGATTTTTAATGCAGGATTTGAAATCAAATCCACTGGATTATGTCGAAGGCGGTAAATGGAATAAACGTCGCGAACAGTTGTCAGGTTGGTTGGACTCTACAAATCCGGATTTAGCTGCATTTTTCAAAAGAGGAGGCAAGATGATTTTGACTATTGGTACCATGGACAATATCGCTTCGCCGGGTGCTCAACTCGATTATTATCAGTCTTTGATTAATAAAATGGGACGTGCTACAATTGATAAATTCGCCCGCTTATATGTTGTTCCTCAGGCCGGTCATGGTTTGAGTGGAAAAGGGTATAAAGTGAATGGTGAGGGAAAACCGGTAGATGTAAAAAATATACCTTCGCCCAATGGCGACGATAATATGGATTTACTTGTAAACTGGGTTGAAAAAAATCAGGCACCTGCCAAAACGATGGTAATAGATGCCAAAGGTCGGATTAGCCAGAAACAACAAGGAACAGGAGGTTATTTGATGTGTTCGTATCCAAGCTACCAAAAATATGTAAGTGGACCGGCCGACCAGATAACATCGTATGTAAGCGCCGCTAAATAA
- a CDS encoding DUF3857 domain-containing protein: MLKRNLFILFLIQMLSWQGVAGQDQQDYKKGWEAFTSNNRVDARKYFNQAIANPQTKSDALLSLCLLDWTEYKNDAAFDNFRQFYTSGSNPYPYLYAFSSLPFLLQSSEILPQNRVDFFEKISADPKMSGTLKAMICERLGSYYEKINNFKRAKELYTKMGALTHWQVLGTFDNTSGSGFSKDWGAVSKSSRTDIFKNKVDADIKWYTPTCNKPNNWFHLEYYFPLNNTITYTQTFVNSPVEQDVYLRAGNSGSLKIWINDAQVSTVSEERNCDLDIYAYKIKLNKGSNRILVQIGQSEIEDANILIRLTDENANPVPGLTDSDIRGDYSKSAAQPTNELLPFFAEKYMEEKVRELPANPLYYYLLAETYLHNDKSYEATKVLKKLEELTSKSTLTSYRLSEAYTRAKNRTDYEKEMGNIKHLDPNSFWGLQELYNEAIKSEKYTDAEDILKKAKELYGENSVTDEWTINVASYQKRYEDVMALAKTLYKKYPSRLDYMKLNFSIEKNTSKNPKTAVAVIENYCKSYFNASALDLLSKTYIEQGNPDKGLATLKQRLDVMPYATGYWDDLASVLFRMQKYKEALAATDQIIALSPTLTGIYNYRGYIYNSLKDEPNAIESFKKSIYYGPTSYDSRSQLRLLEKKKELNELFPKNDLNELIKNAPTAKEYPQDNSIILLNDYQSVVYPEAAKEYKYEIAVKILNQAGVEDWKEYTIGYNDNTQKLLIDKVEVVKANGTKVKAETNNDNKLVFTNLEANDVLHLIYRVQDFSTGKLAKHFFDHFLLRYNIPSLINRYSVLAPKDRVINYLVTNGKVEPKITEVEDMKLYQWELDKQDAVKSEPYMSALTDVVPTLYCSTIPDWKYVGDWYKDLTYSKFNTDFVLKETVATILKGKENSTPLEKAKLFYDYILENISYSNVSFLHSNFVPQKASRTITTRLGDCKDVSTLFVALCNEVGIKANLVLISTRNNGNKTMPLPSVEFNHCIAQLNLDNKTYYLELTDNKLPFGAALTVDLQSEILPIPFANEKYGDKLLSMEMPFRLRNSINRRHNITLANNDLLIVRNNTYVAEMAASLRETYRDIGSEEQLKQMNQGVASDFTVPIKVIDLKFQNLENLQDSLKIDYKVEVKNILQTVAGMKILNLPWTEKVSSLEVVTAESRKYPIELWSYMREDIDNEEMVINLPAGKKFVELPVDASFDCANASYKLTFDTRNPSKIIAKRVMIRKTEQVSPAEYIAFREFINRVSESDNKQYAIK; this comes from the coding sequence ATGTTGAAACGAAATCTATTTATTTTATTCCTCATTCAAATGCTGAGTTGGCAAGGCGTAGCAGGTCAAGATCAGCAGGACTATAAAAAAGGGTGGGAAGCATTCACAAGTAATAATCGTGTTGATGCCCGTAAGTATTTCAATCAGGCTATAGCCAATCCCCAGACTAAATCGGATGCTCTGTTAAGTCTTTGTTTATTAGACTGGACTGAATATAAAAACGATGCTGCATTCGACAACTTCCGTCAGTTCTATACTTCCGGTTCTAATCCATATCCCTATTTATATGCATTTAGTTCGCTTCCTTTTTTACTTCAATCGAGCGAGATATTACCCCAAAACAGAGTTGATTTTTTTGAAAAAATAAGCGCTGATCCGAAGATGAGCGGAACGCTTAAAGCCATGATATGTGAACGTTTGGGATCGTATTACGAGAAAATCAATAATTTCAAGCGTGCCAAAGAACTTTATACAAAAATGGGCGCTTTGACTCATTGGCAAGTGCTTGGAACATTTGACAATACATCGGGCAGCGGGTTCAGCAAAGATTGGGGTGCAGTAAGCAAATCATCTCGGACAGATATCTTTAAAAATAAGGTTGATGCTGATATAAAGTGGTACACACCTACCTGCAATAAGCCCAATAACTGGTTCCATTTGGAATACTACTTTCCTCTGAATAATACGATTACTTATACACAAACTTTTGTAAACAGCCCGGTAGAGCAGGATGTTTATCTTCGGGCAGGGAATTCAGGTTCATTAAAAATATGGATCAATGATGCTCAGGTATCAACAGTTTCGGAAGAACGGAATTGTGATCTGGATATTTATGCATACAAAATAAAACTCAACAAAGGCTCCAATAGGATTCTGGTTCAGATAGGGCAGAGTGAAATAGAAGATGCCAATATTTTAATCAGACTTACCGATGAAAATGCCAATCCTGTTCCGGGTTTAACCGATTCGGACATTCGTGGAGATTATTCAAAATCGGCAGCTCAACCAACCAATGAATTATTGCCATTCTTTGCTGAAAAGTACATGGAAGAGAAAGTTCGCGAGTTACCGGCAAATCCATTGTACTATTATTTGTTGGCTGAAACTTACTTGCACAACGATAAATCTTACGAAGCCACCAAAGTGCTGAAGAAACTTGAAGAACTGACTTCTAAATCAACTCTGACATCGTACAGACTGTCAGAAGCTTATACCAGAGCAAAAAACAGAACCGATTATGAAAAGGAGATGGGCAATATTAAACATTTGGATCCCAACTCGTTTTGGGGCTTGCAGGAACTTTACAATGAAGCTATAAAATCGGAAAAATACACCGATGCCGAAGATATTTTAAAAAAGGCGAAAGAATTATACGGCGAAAATTCGGTAACGGACGAGTGGACTATCAATGTGGCTTCATACCAAAAGCGCTATGAGGATGTGATGGCTTTGGCAAAAACGCTTTATAAAAAATATCCCAGTCGGCTTGATTATATGAAGTTGAACTTCTCAATTGAAAAAAACACGTCGAAAAACCCTAAAACAGCTGTTGCCGTGATTGAAAACTATTGCAAATCGTACTTTAATGCGAGCGCATTGGATTTATTGTCCAAAACGTACATTGAGCAAGGTAATCCGGACAAGGGACTCGCTACACTGAAACAAAGGCTTGATGTTATGCCTTATGCTACCGGATACTGGGATGATCTGGCGTCGGTTCTGTTTCGCATGCAGAAATACAAAGAAGCGTTGGCTGCTACCGATCAAATAATTGCCTTGTCGCCAACCCTGACCGGTATTTATAACTACAGAGGATATATCTATAATAGCCTCAAGGATGAGCCAAATGCCATAGAAAGTTTCAAGAAATCCATTTATTACGGACCAACTTCTTACGATTCACGTTCGCAGCTAAGATTGCTGGAGAAGAAAAAGGAACTCAATGAGTTGTTTCCCAAAAATGATCTGAACGAACTTATCAAAAATGCGCCTACTGCCAAGGAATATCCGCAAGATAATTCGATTATACTTTTGAATGATTATCAGTCAGTTGTTTATCCTGAAGCTGCTAAGGAATATAAATATGAAATAGCGGTCAAAATTTTAAATCAGGCCGGTGTCGAAGACTGGAAAGAATATACCATTGGTTATAACGACAACACACAAAAACTTTTAATAGATAAAGTGGAAGTGGTAAAAGCCAATGGAACAAAGGTGAAGGCGGAAACAAATAACGATAATAAGTTAGTGTTTACTAATCTGGAAGCCAATGACGTGCTTCATCTTATTTACCGCGTTCAGGATTTCTCGACTGGCAAGTTGGCTAAGCACTTCTTCGATCATTTTCTGCTGCGGTACAATATACCTTCGCTGATTAATCGTTATAGTGTATTGGCTCCCAAAGATCGGGTTATCAATTATCTGGTTACCAACGGAAAAGTTGAACCAAAGATAACAGAAGTTGAAGATATGAAGCTGTATCAATGGGAATTGGATAAGCAAGATGCTGTGAAGAGCGAACCTTATATGAGTGCACTGACCGACGTCGTTCCAACTTTATATTGTAGTACTATACCTGACTGGAAATATGTGGGTGACTGGTACAAAGATTTGACATACAGTAAATTCAATACAGATTTTGTGCTTAAAGAAACAGTAGCTACTATTCTGAAAGGTAAAGAAAACAGTACTCCGTTGGAAAAGGCGAAGCTTTTTTATGATTATATTTTGGAAAACATCAGTTATTCTAACGTGTCTTTCTTGCACAGTAATTTCGTGCCTCAAAAGGCTTCACGAACCATCACTACCCGCTTAGGTGATTGTAAAGATGTGTCCACTCTTTTTGTCGCTTTGTGTAACGAAGTGGGAATAAAAGCTAATCTGGTATTGATTTCGACCCGAAATAACGGAAACAAAACGATGCCATTACCGTCGGTTGAATTTAATCACTGTATTGCTCAATTGAACCTGGATAATAAAACATATTATCTGGAACTGACAGACAACAAATTGCCGTTTGGAGCGGCACTTACAGTTGATCTTCAATCGGAAATACTACCTATTCCGTTTGCTAACGAAAAATACGGAGACAAGTTGTTGAGCATGGAAATGCCTTTCAGATTAAGAAATTCCATTAATCGTCGTCATAACATTACGCTGGCCAACAATGATTTATTAATTGTAAGAAATAATACCTATGTTGCAGAAATGGCGGCTTCACTTCGCGAAACTTACCGTGATATAGGCAGTGAAGAGCAGTTGAAACAAATGAATCAGGGAGTGGCTTCAGATTTTACGGTTCCGATAAAAGTTATAGATTTGAAATTTCAAAACCTTGAAAACTTGCAGGATAGTCTCAAAATAGATTATAAAGTAGAGGTGAAGAATATCTTGCAGACTGTTGCCGGAATGAAAATCCTCAATCTGCCCTGGACAGAGAAGGTAAGTTCGTTGGAAGTGGTGACTGCAGAAAGCCGCAAGTATCCTATTGAGCTCTGGTCTTATATGAGGGAAGATATTGACAATGAAGAAATGGTGATAAATCTTCCAGCCGGAAAGAAATTTGTGGAACTGCCTGTCGATGCTAGTTTTGACTGTGCTAATGCAAGTTATAAACTGACTTTCGATACCCGGAATCCATCGAAAATAATCGCAAAGCGTGTGATGATCCGAAAAACAGAGCAAGTTAGTCCGGCAGAATACATAGCTTTCAGAGAGTTTATTAATCGTGTAAGCGAATCGGACAATAAACAATATGCTATAAAATAA
- the tpiA gene encoding triose-phosphate isomerase — protein sequence MRKNIVAGNWKMNKTLQEGLALATELNKALAGSTPNCDVVIGTPAIHLASVAAAIDTTKIGVAAQNCANKESGAYTGEISAAMVKSTGANYVILGHSERREYYGETSAILNDKVALALANGLTPIYCCGEALEVRNANGQNAYVKNQLEETIFNLSADDFKKIVIAYEPIWAIGTGVTASTEQAQDMLAFIRTIIAEKYGKEIAENTSILYGGSCNAKNAGELFAQPDIDGGLIGGASLKVEDFKAIIDAF from the coding sequence ATGAGAAAAAACATTGTTGCAGGAAACTGGAAAATGAACAAAACCCTACAAGAAGGGTTAGCATTGGCAACTGAATTGAATAAAGCATTGGCCGGATCAACTCCAAATTGCGATGTAGTAATCGGAACTCCTGCTATCCATTTAGCAAGCGTAGCTGCTGCTATCGACACAACAAAAATTGGCGTAGCTGCTCAAAACTGTGCTAACAAAGAATCAGGTGCTTATACCGGAGAGATCAGTGCTGCTATGGTAAAATCTACCGGAGCTAATTATGTAATCCTTGGTCACTCTGAGCGTCGCGAGTATTATGGTGAAACCAGCGCTATTCTTAACGACAAAGTAGCTTTGGCATTGGCTAACGGTCTAACTCCCATTTATTGCTGCGGTGAAGCACTGGAAGTACGCAACGCAAACGGACAAAACGCTTATGTAAAAAACCAGTTGGAAGAAACTATCTTCAACCTGAGCGCCGATGATTTCAAAAAAATCGTTATCGCTTACGAACCAATCTGGGCTATCGGAACCGGTGTAACTGCTTCTACTGAGCAAGCTCAGGATATGTTGGCATTTATCCGCACAATCATTGCTGAAAAATATGGCAAAGAAATAGCAGAAAATACATCAATTCTTTACGGTGGAAGCTGTAACGCTAAAAATGCAGGCGAATTGTTTGCTCAGCCTGATATCGACGGTGGATTGATTGGCGGTGCTTCTCTGAAAGTTGAAGACTTCAAAGCTATTATCGACGCATTTTGA